A genomic stretch from Antarcticibacterium flavum includes:
- a CDS encoding bifunctional 3-deoxy-7-phosphoheptulonate synthase/chorismate mutase type II, producing MENKKELRTWLDNFNLDHPLVIAGPCSAETEDQVVEIAKQLKDSDVSVLRAGIWKPRTRPGNFEGVGALGLKWMQTAKAETGLLTTTEVANPAHVDLALEHDIDILWIGARTTVSPFIVQEIADALKGTDKTVLVKNPVNPDLSLWLGAVERLYTADIKNLGVIHRGFSAYEKTKYRNNPEWQIAIDLQHRFPDLPLILDPSHIAGRRDIIFDLCQTALDLNYDGLMVETHHDPDKAWSDAAQQITPATLIQYMKDLKIRKEVSESEDFKNKLGNLRAQIDVADNQLIELLSKRMKISDEIGKVKKAQNVSVLQTKRWNEILGNMVLEGEQHGLSEEFILRLFKAVHQESINHQEKIMKS from the coding sequence ATGGAAAATAAAAAAGAACTCCGCACCTGGTTGGATAATTTCAACCTTGATCACCCCCTGGTAATTGCAGGTCCCTGCAGTGCTGAAACCGAAGACCAGGTGGTAGAGATCGCAAAGCAATTAAAAGACAGCGATGTAAGTGTGCTTCGCGCAGGAATATGGAAACCCCGTACCCGTCCCGGAAATTTTGAAGGAGTGGGTGCTTTGGGATTAAAATGGATGCAAACTGCCAAGGCAGAAACCGGACTTCTTACTACTACAGAAGTTGCTAATCCCGCCCACGTGGACCTGGCCCTGGAGCACGATATTGATATCCTCTGGATAGGAGCAAGAACTACGGTTTCCCCTTTTATCGTTCAGGAAATTGCCGATGCGCTTAAAGGAACAGATAAGACAGTGCTGGTGAAAAATCCGGTGAATCCGGACCTGTCCCTTTGGCTGGGTGCTGTTGAAAGGCTCTATACTGCAGATATAAAAAACCTGGGAGTAATCCATCGCGGATTTTCAGCCTACGAAAAGACCAAATACCGAAACAATCCGGAATGGCAAATCGCTATTGACCTGCAACACCGTTTTCCTGATCTTCCCTTGATCCTGGATCCATCACACATCGCAGGTAGAAGGGATATTATCTTTGATCTTTGCCAGACCGCCCTGGATCTTAATTATGACGGATTAATGGTGGAGACCCATCACGACCCCGACAAGGCCTGGAGCGATGCAGCGCAGCAGATAACACCTGCAACCTTAATCCAGTATATGAAAGATCTTAAAATAAGAAAAGAGGTTTCTGAAAGTGAGGATTTCAAAAATAAACTTGGGAACTTAAGAGCACAAATAGATGTTGCAGATAACCAATTGATCGAGCTTTTGTCCAAGCGGATGAAAATTTCAGATGAAATTGGAAAGGTGAAAAAGGCACAAAACGTTTCAGTATTACAAACCAAAAGATGGAATGAGATCCTTGGGAATATGGTACTGGAAGGGGAACAGCACGGGCTTAGTGAGGAATTCATCCTGCGCCTTTTCAAAGCGGTACACCAGGAGTCTATTAATCACCAGGAGAAGATTATGAAGAGTTAG
- the aroA gene encoding 3-phosphoshikimate 1-carboxyvinyltransferase has protein sequence MNKKISHPTANLSGKLKVTGSKSESNRALILQALYPLIELENLSNSDDTRVLQEALNRDTGTIDIHHAGTAMRFLTAYYASKEGANVLLTGSKRMKERPIELLVDALRKLGAQIEYTEKEGFPPLKIEGKRFEKTSVSLKANISSQYISALMLIAPSLPEGLEIKLEGPVTSTPYINMTLELLRYFGFKAQFDGQRIDIAPGKLNTGKTLIIESDWSSASYFYSLVAISEQAEIELSSYRQNSRQGDAEVAAIFEHLGVKTEYYKDRIKLTKKSQKHPRGLKLDFQNTPDLAQTIAVCCMALGVSCELQGLHTLKIKETDRLLALKTEMEKFGATVDITHDSLKLNPPKNLNEGVSVATYNDHRMAMAFAPLGLKVSLEIEEAGVVSKSYPEFWEHLEILGFKGM, from the coding sequence ATGAATAAGAAAATATCCCATCCAACAGCAAATCTGTCCGGTAAACTTAAAGTTACAGGTTCGAAGAGTGAATCCAACCGGGCACTTATCCTGCAGGCCCTTTATCCGTTAATAGAACTGGAAAATCTTTCCAACAGTGATGATACCCGCGTATTGCAGGAAGCCCTCAATAGGGATACCGGTACCATTGATATTCATCATGCGGGTACTGCGATGAGATTTCTTACAGCGTATTATGCCTCAAAAGAAGGTGCAAATGTGTTGCTTACAGGGAGCAAAAGAATGAAGGAAAGGCCTATAGAACTCCTGGTAGATGCCTTGAGGAAATTGGGTGCGCAAATTGAATACACCGAAAAAGAAGGTTTCCCACCCCTAAAAATAGAAGGTAAGAGGTTTGAAAAAACCAGCGTGTCTTTAAAAGCAAATATAAGCAGCCAGTACATTTCAGCGCTTATGCTTATTGCGCCTTCCCTTCCGGAAGGTTTGGAAATAAAACTTGAAGGCCCCGTTACCTCCACCCCGTATATTAATATGACCCTCGAATTATTGAGGTATTTTGGTTTTAAGGCTCAATTTGATGGTCAAAGAATCGACATTGCACCGGGAAAACTTAATACGGGAAAGACCCTCATCATAGAATCAGACTGGAGCTCGGCCTCCTATTTTTACAGTCTTGTTGCCATTAGTGAGCAGGCTGAGATCGAACTCTCAAGCTACAGACAAAACAGTAGGCAGGGAGATGCAGAGGTTGCTGCCATATTTGAACACCTGGGTGTGAAGACAGAATATTATAAGGACCGCATTAAGCTCACGAAAAAGTCCCAAAAGCACCCACGTGGTCTTAAGCTGGATTTTCAAAATACACCAGACCTAGCTCAAACCATAGCCGTTTGTTGTATGGCGCTAGGCGTTAGTTGTGAATTACAGGGCTTGCATACTTTAAAGATCAAGGAAACAGACAGGTTGCTGGCATTAAAAACCGAAATGGAAAAATTTGGGGCAACTGTAGATATTACTCACGACAGTCTTAAATTAAATCCTCCTAAAAATTTAAATGAAGGAGTGAGCGTGGCAACTTATAATGATCATAGAATGGCTATGGCCTTTGCTCCCCTGGGATTAAAAGTATCGTTGGAGATTGAAGAGGCGGGTGTTGTTTCAAAATCTTATCCAGAATTCTGGGAACACCTTGAAATACTTGGTTTTAAAGGGATGTAA
- a CDS encoding DUF3857 domain-containing protein, which yields MQKIFTFLFLITISLSQAQDFKFGKVSLEEVSEKSHPLEPGANAAILYRSIKTYYEYNRNTFTLVTDVHERIKIYNKDGFDYATKEVTSYQNGTTKEVVTGIKGYTYNIVNGKLEEDKLKKDGIFEEDASSYRNKTKFTMPNVAEGSVIEYEYTLRSPFVTTIDDIVFQDLVPINKMEAVVTIPEFLNFKKHVNPRSLITLDISESTKNFSYTSSSLKRGGTRTVNHTSETSTVQYLQNVYSISRENIPSLKTEEHIDHLYNYAAVLKWELQFTKFPNSPIENYSQTWEGVAKSIYSNSEFEGELKKSNYYSKDLEKLLAGATGEEEKAKRIFNHVKAKVKWNDVLGYITDNGCSKAYKEGVGNVADINLMLTSMLREAGMEAYPVLVSTRNNGIPLFPTRKGFNYVVAGAKVQGTYILLDATDPTASFNELPARARNWNGRMLMDKENSILVDLMPQTQSLQRTSVNLQIDENFTLKGKSLNLWDGLYAKSYRDKYQGLNLDSYIEILEKGKGNIEISNVETENAMEVGQEIRESYSFELNNGLEAINNKIYLKPMLFLAEAENPFKADERSYPVIFNFPSLKNTTVNIMVPPGYEVESLPESSIYELNNGAGTFKFLTLQNGNFLRIESVLDIRNIVYSPQDYTALKQFYAQMVEKHSEVIVFKKI from the coding sequence ATGCAAAAGATTTTTACATTCTTGTTTTTAATTACAATCTCGCTGTCACAGGCCCAGGATTTTAAATTTGGAAAAGTTTCCCTTGAAGAAGTTTCAGAAAAAAGCCATCCCCTGGAGCCCGGGGCAAATGCGGCTATCCTCTACCGCTCGATAAAAACTTATTATGAATATAACCGCAACACTTTTACCCTTGTAACAGATGTTCACGAAAGGATCAAGATTTATAATAAAGATGGATTTGACTATGCCACGAAGGAGGTTACCTCATATCAAAATGGGACCACCAAAGAAGTGGTCACAGGTATAAAGGGCTACACTTACAATATTGTGAATGGAAAGCTGGAAGAAGACAAATTGAAGAAGGATGGCATATTTGAAGAGGATGCTTCTTCCTATCGCAATAAAACAAAATTTACAATGCCCAATGTGGCTGAAGGAAGTGTGATAGAATACGAATACACTTTAAGATCCCCATTTGTAACTACTATAGATGATATTGTTTTTCAAGACCTTGTCCCTATAAATAAAATGGAAGCCGTGGTCACCATTCCTGAATTCTTAAATTTTAAAAAACACGTAAATCCAAGGTCTCTTATTACTCTTGATATATCTGAGAGCACCAAGAATTTTAGTTATACATCTTCCAGTTTAAAAAGGGGCGGTACCAGGACCGTGAACCATACATCTGAAACTTCTACCGTCCAGTACCTTCAAAACGTTTATTCGATATCCAGGGAGAATATACCTTCACTAAAGACTGAAGAGCATATAGACCATCTATATAATTATGCAGCTGTTCTAAAATGGGAATTACAATTCACGAAATTCCCTAACTCCCCTATCGAGAATTATTCCCAAACCTGGGAAGGAGTTGCAAAATCTATCTATAGTAACAGTGAATTTGAAGGAGAACTTAAAAAATCCAATTACTATTCTAAGGATCTGGAGAAACTTCTTGCAGGTGCAACAGGGGAAGAAGAGAAGGCAAAAAGAATATTTAACCATGTAAAGGCAAAAGTGAAATGGAATGATGTTCTTGGTTATATAACAGATAATGGATGTTCCAAAGCATATAAGGAAGGGGTTGGGAATGTAGCAGATATTAACCTCATGCTTACTTCTATGCTTAGGGAAGCAGGAATGGAAGCCTACCCTGTGCTTGTAAGTACAAGGAATAATGGTATTCCTCTCTTTCCCACCCGTAAAGGATTCAATTATGTAGTGGCAGGAGCTAAAGTGCAGGGAACTTATATTTTACTTGATGCAACAGACCCTACGGCATCTTTTAATGAGTTGCCGGCGAGAGCCAGAAACTGGAATGGCAGGATGTTGATGGATAAGGAGAATTCAATTTTAGTAGACCTTATGCCCCAGACTCAAAGTTTACAGCGGACTTCAGTTAATTTACAAATAGATGAGAATTTCACATTAAAGGGAAAAAGTCTAAATCTGTGGGACGGCCTATATGCCAAGTCCTACAGGGATAAATACCAGGGGTTAAATTTGGACAGCTATATAGAGATCCTGGAAAAGGGTAAGGGTAATATCGAAATTTCTAATGTGGAAACAGAAAATGCCATGGAAGTTGGCCAGGAAATAAGGGAATCATATAGCTTTGAATTGAACAATGGCCTGGAAGCCATTAATAATAAGATCTACCTTAAGCCTATGTTGTTCCTGGCAGAGGCTGAAAATCCTTTTAAGGCAGATGAGCGCAGCTATCCCGTTATCTTCAATTTCCCTTCTCTTAAAAATACTACAGTGAATATTATGGTGCCCCCGGGGTATGAGGTAGAATCCCTTCCAGAAAGTTCAATTTATGAGTTGAATAACGGGGCGGGTACCTTTAAGTTCTTAACTTTGCAAAACGGAAATTTTTTAAGGATTGAATCTGTTCTTGATATCAGGAATATAGTTTATTCACCCCAGGATTATACTGCATTAAAGCAGTTCTATGCACAAATGGTAGAAAAGCATAGTGAAGTGATAGTTTTCAAAAAAATATAG
- a CDS encoding prephenate dehydrogenase, translating into MKVHIIGTGLIGGSFALDIKEQFPEAEITGIDANESHLEEALEKGIIDATGTLEELSLADVVILAVPVDVSRNLLLKVMEMAGEDTLIFDAGSTKNGICTAVAGHPNRRKYLAAHPIAGTEYSGPGAAIKGLFRGKTNIICEVEKTAFKLQERALEIFQKLGMRIRYMDPAAHDKHIAYVSHLSHISSFMLGKTVLEKEKNEKDIFDLAGSGFASTVRLAKSSPAMWTPIFAQNKENVLETLDEYIKNLSNFRDLLKEEDYDGVFLEMEKTNHIKTILNGIN; encoded by the coding sequence ATGAAAGTTCATATTATAGGAACAGGACTTATTGGAGGTTCTTTCGCCCTCGATATTAAGGAACAATTTCCTGAAGCCGAAATAACCGGTATTGATGCAAATGAAAGCCACCTGGAAGAGGCGCTGGAGAAAGGTATTATAGATGCTACAGGAACTCTGGAGGAACTCTCCTTGGCAGATGTGGTTATTCTTGCTGTCCCTGTAGATGTAAGCAGGAATTTACTGCTGAAGGTTATGGAAATGGCGGGTGAGGACACGTTAATTTTTGATGCCGGCTCTACAAAGAATGGGATCTGCACTGCGGTGGCAGGTCATCCTAATCGGCGGAAATACCTGGCGGCACATCCCATTGCGGGTACTGAATATTCCGGACCCGGGGCGGCCATAAAAGGACTGTTTCGTGGAAAGACCAACATAATTTGCGAGGTGGAAAAGACAGCATTTAAATTGCAGGAACGGGCGCTGGAGATCTTTCAGAAGCTGGGAATGCGAATAAGATATATGGATCCCGCAGCCCACGACAAACATATAGCCTATGTTTCACACCTTTCTCACATTAGCTCTTTCATGTTAGGAAAAACAGTGCTGGAGAAGGAAAAGAATGAAAAGGATATTTTTGACCTGGCGGGCAGTGGATTTGCCTCTACCGTGAGACTTGCGAAAAGTTCCCCGGCTATGTGGACGCCAATATTTGCACAGAACAAGGAAAACGTCCTTGAAACCCTGGATGAATATATAAAGAACCTTTCAAATTTCCGGGACCTTTTAAAGGAGGAGGATTATGACGGTGTTTTTCTGGAAATGGAAAAAACAAATCACATCAAAACAATATTAAACGGAATCAACTAA
- the dtd gene encoding D-aminoacyl-tRNA deacylase, translating into MRAVIQRVTQASVTIEGEVKSSIETGILILLGIEEADTKEDIDWLCNKIVKMRIFNDEIGVMNLSLEDVNGEALIISQFTLHASTKKGNRPSYIKAAKPGVAIPLYEQFLGQMEASLGKQVGSGIFGADMKVSLLNDGPVTIIIDSKNRE; encoded by the coding sequence ATGAGAGCAGTAATACAAAGGGTTACACAGGCATCTGTCACTATTGAAGGTGAGGTCAAATCTTCTATCGAAACCGGGATTCTAATCCTTCTGGGAATAGAAGAAGCAGATACTAAGGAAGATATCGACTGGTTGTGCAATAAGATCGTGAAGATGCGCATTTTCAATGACGAAATAGGAGTGATGAACCTCTCTCTGGAAGATGTGAATGGAGAGGCGCTAATTATTAGTCAGTTTACCCTTCATGCCAGCACTAAGAAAGGCAACAGGCCCAGTTATATAAAAGCTGCAAAACCCGGGGTGGCAATACCACTTTATGAGCAATTTCTTGGGCAAATGGAAGCCTCTTTAGGGAAACAAGTGGGTAGTGGAATTTTTGGAGCCGATATGAAAGTTTCCCTACTAAATGATGGCCCTGTCACCATCATAATCGATTCAAAAAACAGGGAATAA
- a CDS encoding DUF3857 domain-containing protein, which produces MNPRVLLPLLLLTAVLTVSGQEIQLSAAAIPSELLENANAVLRQEEVRVEISAVDKLVQKTTRIVTVLNKQGEGSVAAGQFYNGNIKIKKQQALIYNAAGEQIKKIKQKEFRDVSAVSSNDLYTDSRIQYLDYTPHSYPYTVVYESEIQNNSTVFIAPWDPVPGYAVSVENAAYHISNPLAIPYRLEEKNLDKLEVQKSSEIKMLSYEVKNIPAYEREYLSPPLQEFVPYLAIALDEFSLVGVKGAASNWQEFGKWQYDNLLAGKNELPASTVLKIKQLTAGAANDVEKARIIYQYVQDNTRYISVQLGIGGWEPMLAEDVDKLGYGDCKALTNFTKALLDSQGITSHYAVIYGGKNRRDIKENFASMQGNHVILQLPQEEEDIWLECTSQTDPFGYLGDFTDNRNVLLIKPEGGEIARTRAYPFSDNIRESHCEIELEDNGQFSAAVTRLSSGVPYGNIYPLGRQTREKQDMYYKNNWSHLKNLQVIDLKLENKRDIQQFSESIDLTGNNLVTKAGNRLLVPLNFLTPSLYSTPRSDFRKLPFEIARGATYKDTFIYALPENYEIEALPSPVKINSEFGNFSWSVKSIEKDNKTLVEVVREYVINEGRWEAKLYNDFRDFMLGVNTSSNQKAVLIATNQTK; this is translated from the coding sequence ATGAACCCCCGCGTCCTCCTCCCGCTCCTGCTTTTGACAGCCGTTTTGACGGTTTCTGGCCAGGAGATCCAACTTTCAGCAGCTGCTATTCCAAGTGAATTACTCGAAAATGCCAATGCCGTGCTTCGACAAGAAGAAGTTAGGGTTGAAATAAGTGCGGTAGATAAACTGGTTCAAAAAACCACCAGGATAGTCACTGTCCTTAACAAGCAGGGAGAAGGTAGCGTTGCTGCCGGTCAATTTTACAATGGTAATATAAAGATAAAAAAGCAGCAGGCATTGATCTATAATGCAGCAGGAGAACAAATAAAAAAAATAAAGCAAAAGGAATTCAGGGATGTTAGTGCGGTAAGTTCAAATGACCTTTATACCGACTCCCGTATTCAATACCTTGATTATACTCCACACTCCTATCCTTATACCGTGGTTTATGAAAGCGAAATTCAAAACAACAGCACGGTATTTATAGCTCCCTGGGACCCGGTGCCGGGATATGCGGTAAGCGTTGAGAATGCTGCTTATCATATTTCCAATCCTCTGGCTATACCCTACAGGCTCGAAGAAAAAAATCTGGATAAGCTGGAAGTTCAAAAATCCAGCGAAATTAAGATGCTCTCCTATGAAGTCAAAAATATTCCGGCTTATGAAAGGGAGTATTTGAGTCCGCCTCTTCAGGAATTTGTACCATATCTTGCGATTGCTCTTGATGAGTTCTCACTGGTAGGAGTGAAGGGTGCCGCATCCAACTGGCAGGAGTTCGGAAAATGGCAATATGACAATTTATTGGCCGGTAAAAATGAGTTGCCTGCAAGCACAGTATTGAAGATAAAGCAACTTACCGCCGGTGCAGCGAATGATGTGGAGAAGGCAAGGATCATTTATCAATATGTACAGGATAATACACGGTATATAAGTGTGCAGCTTGGCATAGGAGGATGGGAGCCTATGCTCGCAGAAGATGTGGATAAGCTAGGCTATGGAGATTGCAAAGCACTTACCAATTTTACAAAGGCGCTTTTAGATTCCCAGGGTATCACTTCACATTATGCAGTTATTTACGGCGGAAAAAACCGCCGGGACATCAAGGAGAATTTTGCTTCTATGCAGGGAAATCATGTGATCCTCCAATTACCGCAGGAGGAGGAAGATATTTGGTTGGAATGTACAAGCCAAACCGACCCTTTTGGTTACCTGGGGGATTTTACAGATAATCGAAACGTGTTATTGATCAAACCTGAAGGAGGGGAAATTGCAAGAACAAGAGCTTACCCGTTTTCAGATAATATAAGAGAAAGCCATTGCGAGATCGAACTGGAAGATAACGGCCAATTTAGTGCGGCAGTAACCAGGTTGAGTAGTGGAGTCCCTTACGGGAATATCTATCCGCTTGGGAGGCAAACCCGGGAAAAGCAGGATATGTATTACAAGAATAACTGGAGCCATCTTAAAAATTTGCAGGTAATTGATCTTAAGCTGGAGAACAAAAGGGACATTCAGCAATTTTCAGAATCGATCGACCTTACAGGAAATAATTTAGTAACAAAGGCAGGGAACAGGCTTCTGGTTCCACTTAATTTTTTAACCCCGTCACTCTACAGTACCCCAAGAAGTGACTTCCGGAAACTACCATTTGAAATTGCGAGGGGAGCAACTTATAAGGATACCTTTATTTATGCCTTGCCAGAGAACTATGAAATAGAGGCCTTACCGTCACCGGTGAAAATAAATAGCGAATTCGGGAATTTTAGCTGGAGTGTAAAATCTATAGAAAAAGATAATAAAACATTGGTTGAGGTTGTAAGGGAGTATGTAATAAATGAAGGGCGGTGGGAAGCCAAACTGTATAATGATTTCAGGGATTTTATGTTAGGAGTGAATACCTCAAGCAACCAAAAAGCAGTACTCATAGCAACCAACCAAACCAAATAA
- the rsgA gene encoding ribosome small subunit-dependent GTPase A, whose translation MKGTVYKSTGSWYHVKGEDGEFYKCRIKGKFRIQGIKSTNPVAVGDRVIFEIEEGEEVTGVIKEIEDRDNYIIRKSVNLSKQTHIIATNIDQAFLLITLNNPPTFTTFIDRFLVTAEAYHIKTILLFNKIDTYNDEELGEVKYLAALYRSVGYECIGISAKTGKNVDKVKDLMTGKTSMISGHSGTGKSTLVNAIEPTLDLKTAGISEQHKQGQHTTTFAEMYDLSFDARIIDTPGIKGFGVVEMEKEELGDYFPEFFALKQECKFNNCLHIDEPKCAVKDALEEGEIAWSRYKSYLQIIEGEDEQQYRVDNYADL comes from the coding sequence ATGAAAGGAACGGTTTATAAATCAACAGGCAGCTGGTACCACGTAAAAGGGGAGGACGGAGAATTCTATAAGTGCAGGATTAAAGGAAAATTCCGCATACAGGGGATTAAAAGCACCAACCCGGTTGCAGTTGGGGATAGAGTGATCTTTGAAATTGAAGAAGGAGAAGAGGTTACCGGGGTAATAAAAGAGATAGAGGACAGGGATAACTATATTATTCGAAAATCTGTAAACCTCTCCAAGCAAACCCATATTATTGCTACGAATATCGATCAGGCTTTTTTATTGATCACGCTTAATAATCCGCCAACCTTCACCACATTTATAGACAGATTCCTGGTCACTGCAGAGGCATATCATATAAAGACAATTCTGCTTTTTAATAAAATTGATACTTATAATGACGAGGAGCTGGGAGAGGTGAAATATCTTGCAGCCCTCTATCGCAGTGTGGGGTATGAATGTATTGGAATTTCTGCTAAAACAGGAAAAAATGTAGATAAGGTCAAGGATCTAATGACCGGCAAGACCAGTATGATCTCCGGTCACAGCGGTACAGGGAAATCCACCCTGGTGAATGCCATAGAACCAACTTTGGATTTAAAGACCGCCGGGATAAGTGAACAACACAAACAAGGGCAACATACCACTACTTTTGCTGAAATGTATGATCTTTCCTTTGATGCCCGAATCATAGATACCCCGGGAATAAAAGGTTTTGGAGTGGTGGAAATGGAAAAAGAAGAACTGGGGGATTACTTTCCCGAATTCTTTGCCCTTAAACAGGAATGTAAGTTCAACAACTGCCTGCATATTGATGAGCCTAAATGTGCGGTGAAAGATGCGCTGGAAGAGGGAGAGATCGCCTGGAGCAGGTATAAGAGTTATTTGCAGATCATCGAGGGAGAAGACGAGCAACAATACCGCGTAGATAATTATGCCGATCTATGA
- a CDS encoding nucleotide pyrophosphohydrolase, with protein sequence MDIKNSQLAVDNWIKDHGVRYFNELTNMAQLTEEVGEVARIIARRYGEQSEKESDRSKDLGEELADVVFVVLCLANQTGIDLQAAFDKKLDLKTQRDHDRHQNNKKLK encoded by the coding sequence ATGGATATTAAGAATTCCCAGCTTGCTGTAGATAACTGGATAAAAGATCACGGAGTTCGTTATTTTAATGAGCTCACAAATATGGCCCAGTTAACAGAGGAGGTGGGCGAAGTGGCCCGAATAATTGCAAGGCGTTATGGGGAACAAAGCGAAAAGGAAAGTGATAGATCTAAAGACCTGGGAGAGGAACTGGCAGATGTAGTATTTGTGGTCCTTTGTCTGGCAAATCAAACCGGTATTGACCTACAGGCAGCATTTGATAAAAAGCTCGATCTCAAAACACAAAGGGATCACGACCGGCATCAAAATAATAAGAAATTAAAATAA
- the queA gene encoding tRNA preQ1(34) S-adenosylmethionine ribosyltransferase-isomerase QueA, with protein MKLSNFNFELPKELLAEYPAENRDEARLMVLNRKEQTIEHKLFKDVLDYFEPKDVMVLNNTKVFPARLYGNKEKTGARIEVFLLRELNAETKLWDVLVDPARKIRIGNKLYFGEDESLVAEVIDNTTSRGRTLRFLYDGSYAEFRKKLEELGETPLPKYIKREVEPEDQERYQTIYAKKEGAVAAPTAGLHFSKHLLKRLEIKGVDFAEVTLHVGLGTFNPVEVEDLSKHKMDSEEAFIEKAATDTINKAIAEKRRICAVGTTVMRVLESSVSSNHTLNEFSGWTNKFIFPPYDFSIANCMITNFHTPKSTLMMMVSAFAGHDFMKKAYAEAIKENYKFYTYGDAMLIL; from the coding sequence ATGAAACTTTCGAACTTCAATTTTGAACTTCCAAAAGAATTATTGGCTGAGTATCCTGCTGAAAACCGGGATGAGGCAAGGCTAATGGTCCTTAACAGGAAGGAACAAACAATTGAGCACAAATTATTTAAAGATGTACTGGATTATTTTGAGCCAAAAGATGTGATGGTTCTTAATAATACCAAGGTTTTTCCTGCGCGTCTCTATGGAAACAAGGAAAAAACCGGTGCCCGTATTGAAGTTTTTCTTTTAAGAGAGTTAAATGCTGAAACCAAATTATGGGATGTACTGGTAGATCCTGCACGTAAAATAAGAATTGGGAATAAACTTTATTTTGGGGAGGATGAAAGCCTTGTAGCTGAAGTTATTGATAACACTACTTCCCGTGGAAGAACTCTAAGATTTTTGTACGATGGTTCTTATGCTGAATTCAGGAAGAAACTTGAGGAACTAGGGGAAACCCCGCTTCCTAAATATATAAAAAGAGAAGTAGAGCCGGAAGACCAGGAGCGATACCAGACTATTTATGCAAAGAAAGAAGGAGCTGTTGCAGCCCCTACAGCAGGATTGCATTTCTCAAAACATTTATTAAAGCGTCTGGAAATAAAAGGAGTTGATTTTGCTGAAGTTACCCTGCACGTAGGACTGGGAACTTTTAACCCTGTTGAGGTAGAAGATCTTTCCAAACATAAAATGGATAGCGAGGAAGCTTTTATTGAAAAAGCGGCTACAGATACAATCAATAAGGCTATTGCAGAAAAAAGAAGGATTTGCGCTGTAGGTACTACAGTGATGAGAGTATTGGAAAGTTCTGTTTCTTCAAATCATACCCTTAACGAATTTAGTGGGTGGACAAACAAATTCATCTTTCCTCCCTACGATTTTAGCATTGCCAATTGTATGATCACTAATTTCCATACCCCAAAGTCAACTTTAATGATGATGGTATCTGCCTTTGCCGGTCATGACTTTATGAAAAAGGCTTATGCTGAAGCGATCAAGGAAAATTACAAATTCTATACTTACGGGGACGCTATGTTGATCCTTTAA